Proteins co-encoded in one Yamadazyma tenuis chromosome 1, complete sequence genomic window:
- the lsm8 gene encoding snRNP Sm protein (COG:A; EggNog:ENOG503P6PA), giving the protein MSSWKEFLYKKVRVITTDARLFEGKLEGIDNATNIVISNCIERIARVKGTDDKYQQLDMGLYMLRGGTVVCIGEVDESIPVDWENLTGDKLKDTKNPL; this is encoded by the exons ATGTCCAGCTGGAAAGAGTTTCTATACA AAAAGGTGCGGGTCATTACTACTGACGCCCGGTTGTTTGAGGGCAAACTAGAAGGAATCGATAACGCCACCAACATAGTCATCTCCAACTGCATCGAGCGAATAGCCAGAGTGAAGGGAACAGACGATAAGTATCAACAACTCGATATGGGTCTATATATGTTGCGGGGCGGTACTGTTGTATGCATAGGCGAGGTAGACGAGTCGATTCCGGTGGACTGGGAGAACCTTACAGGCGATAAACTAAAAGATACGAAAAATCCGTTATAA
- a CDS encoding P-loop-containing nucleoside triphosphate hydrolase (EggNog:ENOG503P4CG; COG:S; BUSCO:EOG09261ONU), translated as MVPYPPGPEPFYRYVSDIVSNWQLSPTKSPIIIGVSGPQGSGKSFAVDQAVAFLYAQFPHVKVAQMSMDDVYLTHAQQQLLTQKSIEQMDNNRLVQGRGLPGTHDLELLGDVLHKIRIRDEVAIPRYDKSAFNGEGDRAPRETWTVYTKQQAVDVLLFEGWFNGYLAIPDEEMSKRYNALPADSASKTNTLQHMLQVNDFLKKYGSVWYRFDYFINFETEDINNVYKWRLQQEHDLIAKRGSGMTDAQVASFISRYMAMYEVYYEDLCRSGSLVEDTDSFNIKINLERRVLPITKVSGGIAFMR; from the exons ATGGTCCCATATCCACCAGGACCAGAACCTTTCTATCGTTATGTCAGTGACATTGTCAGCAATTGGCAGTTgtctccaacaaaatctccCATCATCATTGGAGTCAGCGGCCCTCAAGGAAGCGGTAAGTCCTTTGCAGTGGATCAAGCAGTTGCCTTTCTTTATGCTCAGTTTCCCCACGTCAAGGTAGCACAGATGTCAATGGATGACGTTTATCTCACTCATGCGCAACAACAGTTGTTGACACAGAAGTCCATTGAACAAATGGATAACAACAGGCTTGTGCAAGGAAGAGGGCTCCCGGGGACTCACGACTTGGAACTTCTTGGGGATGTTCTTCACAAAATCCGCATAAGGGACGAGGTTGCCATACCCAGGTACGATAAGTCTGCTTTCAATGGCGAGGGTGATCGGGCTCCACGAGAAACATGGACGGTTTACACGAAACAACAAGCGGTGGATGTGCTTCTATTTGAAGGTTGGTTCAACGGATACCTTGCCATACCCGATGAGGAAATGTCAAAACGATATAATGCTTTGCCAGCAGACAGTGCCTCGAAAACGAATACTCTTCAGCACATGCTACAGGTCAACGACTTCCTCAAGAAGTACGGCAGTGTTTGGTACCGCTTCGACTACTTCATTAACtttgaaacagaagatATTAATAATGTGTACAAATGGAGGTTACAACAGGAACATGATCTTATCGCCAAAAGGGGGTCAGGAATGACGGACGCACAGGTGGCTCTGTTTATCAGCCGGTATATGGCCATGTACGAGGTGTACTATGAAGACCTTTGTCGCAGTGGTTCTTTAGTGGAGGACACTGACTCCTTCAATATtaagatcaacttggaaaggAGAGTACTC CCGATCACCAAAGTATCTGGTGGGATTGCGTTCATGAGATAG
- the MDE1 gene encoding Methylthioribulose-1-phosphate dehydratase (COG:E; EggNog:ENOG503NV09), whose amino-acid sequence MSDPQTIAKNDPFLDLDNPQHPANVICELCRLFYDNNWVTGTGGGVSIRDLDGDNKNLVYIAPSGIQKERLEPWEMFVAELPDETVLRTPNEGGYNKNYKYKASACQPLFMSCYKLRDAGACIHTHSQNAVMCTLLWEDKVEFKINHIEQIKALPRLQVNAATGKVEKVGSLENFDTLVIPIIENVPHEEDLVDDLEAAINNYPGATAVLVRRHGIYVWGENIWKAKVYNEALDYLLELAIKMKQNGIPTIKN is encoded by the coding sequence ATGTCTGATCCACAAACGATTGCAAAAAACGACCCATTTCTCGACCTCGATAACCCACAACACCCAGCCAATGTCATCTGCGAGTTGTGTCGCCTCTTTTACGACAATAATTGGGTCACCGGTACCGGTGGGGGAGTCTCCATAAGAGATCTCGATGGAGATAATAAGAACCTTGTTTATATTGCACCTTCGGGAATTCAGAAAGAGAGATTGGAACCTTGGGAAATGTTTGTGGCTGAGTTGCCCGACGAAACGGTTTTGCGGACTCCTAACGAAGGAGGATATAATAAAAACTATAAATACAAGGCTTCAGCCTGTCAGCCATTATTCATGAGCTGCTATAAATTGAGAGACGCCGGTGCTTGTATCCACACCCACTCCCAGAATGCTGTGATGTGTACGTTGTTGTGGGAGGATAAGGTCGAGTTCAAGATCAATCATATCGAGCAAATCAAAGCTTTGCCCAGACTTCAGGTTAATGCAGCCACGGGAAAAGTGGAAAAAGTTGGTAGcttggaaaactttgaCACTTTGGTGATCCCCATCATCGAAAACGTACCTCACGAAGAAGACTTAGTCGACGACTTGGAAGCTGCCATCAATAATTATCCGGGAGCCACTGCTGTGTTGGTGAGAAGACATGGTATTTATGTGTGGGGAGAAAACATCTGGAAAGCCAAGGTGTACAACGAAGCCCTCGACTATctcttggagttggccaTCAAAATGAAGCAGAATGGGATTCCTACCATCAAAAACTAG
- the CIR1 gene encoding Putative electron transfer flavoprotein subunit (COG:C; EggNog:ENOG503NVB4; BUSCO:EOG09263WWI) → MSTKLRVLVPVKRVIDFAIKPIINKTQTGVETKGVKFSMNPFCDIALEESIRLKEKNKDLVELIHAVSIGPSKAQDVLRTALAKGADSTTLVDVGDEEVEPLTVAKMLKQMVERQNANLVILGKQAIDDDSNQTGQILAGLLNWPQATNASKVEVDGDFVSVTREVDGGANTLKAKLPMIITTDLRLNEPRYASLPNIMKAKKKPLEKLKPQDLGIELVKRLETVKVEAPAERPKGIMVGSVDELVSKLKERKAI, encoded by the coding sequence ATGAGCACCAAATTAAGGGTATTAGTACCAGTGAAAAGGGTGATTGACTTTGCTATCAAACCCATAATAAACAAGACCCAAACCGGTGTCGAAACCAAGGGTGTCAAGTTCAGTATGAACCCATTTTGTGATATCGCATTGGAAGAATCAATTAGActcaaagagaagaatAAGGACTTGGTAGAACTAATTCATGCGGTGTCAATCGGGCCTTCGAAAGCGCAGGATGTGTTGAGAACGGCGTTGGCCAAAGGAGCTGACTCCACCACTTTGGTGGATGTTGGTGACGAAGAGGTAGAACCATTAACTGTGGccaagatgttgaagcAGATGGTCGAGAGACAAAATGCCAATTTGGTAATTTTGGGGAAGCAGGCCATCGACGATGATTCCAACCAAACTGGACAAATATTGGCTGGCTTATTGAACTGGCCTCAGGCTACTAATGCTTCCAAAGTTGAGGTTGATGGAGACTTTGTTTCTGTCACCagagaagttgatggtggtgCCAACACTTTGAAGGCCAAGTTACCAAtgatcatcaccactgaCTTGAGATTGAATGAACCCCGGTACGCATCTTTACCAAACATCATGAAGGCTAAGAAAAAGCCATTGGAGAAGCTCAAGCCCCAAGATTTGGGTATTGAACTAGTCAAAAGATTAGAAACCGTCAAAGTCGAGGCCCCTGCTGAAAGACCCAAGGGAATCATGGTTGGGTCTGTGGACGAATTGGTCagcaagttgaaggaaagaaAGGCCATTTAA